One window of Magallana gigas chromosome 2, xbMagGiga1.1, whole genome shotgun sequence genomic DNA carries:
- the LOC105338602 gene encoding uncharacterized protein isoform X1 has product MVQIKKEGVGEVQHKEVISEQDLEILYKNGGFSCDSPKSLQQKVFFEIMLYFCNRGRENLRGMKKSDYVIRKDHDSRRSSFCGKNQSPVLNNNFTKMERSPRYRHVWIIIILSILISTLFFFTSYKVEILPRDTNIPMLRENSQDCLRPNIPLNNGNQTYINGKQTFQTPVDYRKETARISHNGTQADDPYLVELIRRFWIRSPPTGPYKFKNKKTDYSTHGQSVIIDNTLKNKEGGFYVECGACDGEFQSNTLYLELKRNWTGLLIEPNRKNYQQLLKTNRRAFYINACLSPYNHPAVLKFKEDWAIGHLMEQNPGGSKTVDVQCFPFYSILLALNIKHIDVFSLDVEGAEVSILETVPFDKVDISMLNVEYQHVKGGSDFLQTYTESKGYVTVQKVFRDLIVKKKGLD; this is encoded by the exons ATGGTCCAAATAAAGAAGGAGGGTGTTGGAGAGGTGCAGCATAAGGAAGTAATAAGCGAACAAGACCTggaaattttgtacaaaaacgGTGGGTTTAGTTGTGACAGTCCTAAGTCCCTTCAACAgaaagttttctttgaaataatgttGTACTTTTGCAACCGAGGAAGAGAAAATCTTCGTGGAATGAAAAAGAGTGACTATGTAATCCGGAAGGACCATGACAGCAGGAg AAGCTCCTTTTGTGGTAAAAATCAATCACCAGTTCTGAAtaacaatttcacaaaaatGG AGCGATCTCCCAGATACAGACACGTATGGATCATCATTATTTTATCCATCCTCATTTCTACCTTATTTTTCTTCACATCATACAAAGTAGAAATCTTACCAAGGGATACAAATATCCCCATGCTTAGAGAAAACTCTCAAGATTGTCTTAGACCAAACATTCCATTGAACAACGGCAACCAGACTTATATCAATGGAAAACAGACATTCCAAACACCTGTTGATTACCGGAAAGAAACAGCCAGAATTAGCCACAATGGAACACAAGCAGATGATCCGTACCTTGTGGAACTAATACGCAGATTCTGGATCAGGTCTCCTCCCACTGGaccatacaaatttaaaaataaaaagaccGATTACTCCACCCATGGGCAGTCGGTCATTATTGACAACACACTGAAGAATAAG GAAGGTGGATTTTATGTGGAGTGTGGAGCATGTGATGGGGAATTCCAATCAAACACTCTTTACCTTGAATTAAAGAGGAATTGGACAGGACTTTTGATTGAGCCAAATAGAAAAAACTACCAACAACTCTTAAAAACCAACAGAAGGGCCTTTTATATCAATGCTTGTTTAAGTCCTTATAACCATCCTGCTGTg TTGAAGTTCAAAGAAGATTGGGCAATTGGGCACTTAATGGAACAAAACCCAGGAGGCAGCAAAACAGTTGATGTCCAGTGCTTCCCATTCTATTCCATTCTCTTGGCCCTAAACATCAAGCACATAGATGTGTTTAGTTTGGATGTTGAAGGAGCAGAGGTTTCAATTCTAGAAACTGTTCCATTTGACAAAGTGGATATTAGCATGCTAAATGTGGAATACCAGCATGTCAAAGGTGGTTCTGATTTCCTTCAAACGTACACGGAAAGCAAAGGCTACGTTACTGTACAGAAGGTTTTCAGGGATCTGATAGTGAAAAAAAAAGGACTtgactga
- the LOC105338602 gene encoding uncharacterized protein isoform X2 yields MERSPRYRHVWIIIILSILISTLFFFTSYKVEILPRDTNIPMLRENSQDCLRPNIPLNNGNQTYINGKQTFQTPVDYRKETARISHNGTQADDPYLVELIRRFWIRSPPTGPYKFKNKKTDYSTHGQSVIIDNTLKNKEGGFYVECGACDGEFQSNTLYLELKRNWTGLLIEPNRKNYQQLLKTNRRAFYINACLSPYNHPAVLKFKEDWAIGHLMEQNPGGSKTVDVQCFPFYSILLALNIKHIDVFSLDVEGAEVSILETVPFDKVDISMLNVEYQHVKGGSDFLQTYTESKGYVTVQKVFRDLIVKKKGLD; encoded by the exons atGG AGCGATCTCCCAGATACAGACACGTATGGATCATCATTATTTTATCCATCCTCATTTCTACCTTATTTTTCTTCACATCATACAAAGTAGAAATCTTACCAAGGGATACAAATATCCCCATGCTTAGAGAAAACTCTCAAGATTGTCTTAGACCAAACATTCCATTGAACAACGGCAACCAGACTTATATCAATGGAAAACAGACATTCCAAACACCTGTTGATTACCGGAAAGAAACAGCCAGAATTAGCCACAATGGAACACAAGCAGATGATCCGTACCTTGTGGAACTAATACGCAGATTCTGGATCAGGTCTCCTCCCACTGGaccatacaaatttaaaaataaaaagaccGATTACTCCACCCATGGGCAGTCGGTCATTATTGACAACACACTGAAGAATAAG GAAGGTGGATTTTATGTGGAGTGTGGAGCATGTGATGGGGAATTCCAATCAAACACTCTTTACCTTGAATTAAAGAGGAATTGGACAGGACTTTTGATTGAGCCAAATAGAAAAAACTACCAACAACTCTTAAAAACCAACAGAAGGGCCTTTTATATCAATGCTTGTTTAAGTCCTTATAACCATCCTGCTGTg TTGAAGTTCAAAGAAGATTGGGCAATTGGGCACTTAATGGAACAAAACCCAGGAGGCAGCAAAACAGTTGATGTCCAGTGCTTCCCATTCTATTCCATTCTCTTGGCCCTAAACATCAAGCACATAGATGTGTTTAGTTTGGATGTTGAAGGAGCAGAGGTTTCAATTCTAGAAACTGTTCCATTTGACAAAGTGGATATTAGCATGCTAAATGTGGAATACCAGCATGTCAAAGGTGGTTCTGATTTCCTTCAAACGTACACGGAAAGCAAAGGCTACGTTACTGTACAGAAGGTTTTCAGGGATCTGATAGTGAAAAAAAAAGGACTtgactga
- the LOC105338604 gene encoding large ribosomal subunit protein uL18, which produces MGFVKVVKNKAYFKRFQVKFRRRREGKTDFFARKRLVIQEKNKYNTPKYRMIVRFTNKDIICQIAYARIEGDIIICAAYSHELPRYGVKVGLTNYAAAYCTGLLLARRLLQKLKLDDIYEGQKEVDGEQFNVEDVDEKPGAFRCYLDVGLVRTTTGARVFGAMKGAADGGLDIPHSTKRFPGYDSENGEFSAEVHRNHIFGQHVANYMRSLQDEDEDAFKKQFSQFIKNKITADNLEAMYKKCHAAIRADPSPKAKKDKKDVKVKRWNRAKISIKQRKDRVKQKKVAYLKQLEAEDDE; this is translated from the exons ATG GGATTTGTTAAAGTTGTCAAGAACAAAGCTTATTTCAAGCGTTTTCAAGTCAAGTTCAGGAGGAGGAGAG agGGCAAGACAgatttttttgcaagaaaacgCCTTGTTATTCAAGAGAAAAATAAGTACAACACTCCAAAGTATCGAATGATTGTTAGATTTACCAACAAAGACATCATTTGTCAG ATAGCGTACGCTCGTATTGAGGGGGATATTATTATCTGTGCTGCTTATTCCCATGAGCTGCCTCGATACGGTGTCAAGGTCGGGCTTACTAACTATGCAGCTGCCTACTGTACTGGACTCCTGTTAGCCAGAAGA CTTCTACAAAAACTGAAGTTGGATGACATCTATGAGGGACAGAAGGAAGTTGACGGAGAACAGTTCAATGTTGAGGATGTAGATGAAAAACCAGGTGCATTCAGGTGCTACTTGGACGTTGGTCTCGTGCGCACAACCAcag GTGCTCGTGTGTTTGGAGCCATGAAAGGTGCTGCCGATGGTGGACTAGATATCCCACACAG TACCAAGAGATTCCCTGGTTATGACAGCGAGAATGGAGAATTCAGTGCTGAGGTCCACAGAAACCACATCTTTGGCCAACATGTTGCCAACTACATGAGGTCCCTTCAAGATGAGGACGAAGATGCATTCAAGAAGCAGTTCTCCCaattcatcaaaaataaaataacagctGACAAT TTGGAGGCCATGTACAAAAAATGCCATGCTGCTATTAGAGCTGACCCATCACCAAAAGCAAAGAAAGATAAGAAGGATGTCAAGGTCAAGAG ATGGAACCGGGCTAAGATCTCTATTAAACAGAGGAAGGACCGTGTTAAGCAGAAGAAGGTTGCCTATCTCAAACAGTTGGAGGCCGAGGATGATGAATAA